Part of the Nicotiana sylvestris chromosome 2, ASM39365v2, whole genome shotgun sequence genome, gcttatgacaagaattgtgtcaaatgcgaaatttgcggtagaaatatttgacgggtccggacattttgggatgtggcaaggcgaggttctagatgtcctttttcaacaagggctagatctggccattgaagaaaagaaaccagatgttattggagaagaagattggagaattatcaaccgtgttgcttgcggtaccattcgatcctaccttgctagagagcagaaatatccatacacaaaggaaacttctgcaagtaaattatggaaagcactggaggataaatttttgaagaaaaacagtcaaaataaattgtacatgaagaagagactgtttcacttcacctatgttcctggtaccacgatgaatgaacatatcaccagtttcaataagttggtcacagatttgcaaaatatggatacaacttatgatgatggtgacttggccttaatgttgttggcgtcacttcctgatgagtacgagcaccttgaaactactctactccatggaaatgacgaagtttctctcagagaagtttgttcggctttgtacagctatgaacaaagaaagcgagaaaaacagaagggcggagaaggagaagcactatttgtgaggggtcgtcctcaaaatcaaacgaggacaaagaagggaagatccaagtcaagatccagacccagcaaagatgaatgtgccttttgtcgagaaaaagggcactggaagaaagactgtccgaagttgaagaataaggccaaacataacaatggaaaggccattatggattcaaatgtagctgattgtgatgattcagacttctcattagttacaacagagtcatcaacatcatcagacatatggttgatggactcggcttgtagctatcatatgtgtcccaacagggactggttcgtggaatttcaagaaggagaatatggagtcgtccacacagcggataacagccctcttacctcatatggcattggttcaatacgattaaggaaccatgatggaatgatcagaacattaacagatgttcgatatgtaccggatttgaagaagaatctcatctctgtgggagccctagaatcaaaagggttcaaaatcattgcagaaaatggagtgatgagagtatgctccggtgcactagtggtaatgaaggctaatcggaagaataataatatgtaccgctatcgtggcagtacagttattgggacagcgacagtgacatccagtgacgacaaagaggcagaagcaaccaagctatggcacatgcgcttgggacatgctggaggaaaatccttgaaaactctatcagatcaaggattgttaaaaggagtaaaggcttgcaacttggagttttgtgagcattgtgttaaagggaaacagacaagggttaaatttggtacagcgatccataatactaaaggcattttggattatgtacactctgatgtttggggtccttccaaaacaccttcattgggtgggaagcactattttgtaacctttgttgatgatttttcccgaagagtatgggtgtatacaatgaagagcaaagatgaagtgttgggaatttttctcaaatggaagacgatggtggagaatcagacaggcaggaggatcaagtgtattcgcacagacaatggaggtgaatacaaaaatgatcatttcaataaggtctgtgaaaatgatggcatcgtccgacacttcactgttagacatacaccacaacagaatggagtggcagaacgtatgaaccggaccttgctggagaaggtacggtgtatgttgtccaatgctggcttgggcaaagaattttgggctgaggcaattacatatgcatgccacctcattaatcgtctaccatctgctgctattgatggcaagacaccatttgaaaaatggtacggaaaacctgctgtagattataactctttgcacgtgtttggctcaactgcatattatcatgtgacggagtcaaaattggatccaagggcaaagaaggctatttttatgggaattacttctggagtcaaaggatatcgcttatggtgtcctatgacaaagaaagtaatattcagcagagatgttacctttgatgaatctgctatggtaaataaggtaacagaagacaccaaacaaaataaaggtgcttctaagcaggtggagtttgagggaaaatttatttttcctacacaagaagcagatgaggaaacaaatgaagattaccctctggaaggagagccagtagaggagattccaactcaggaacctcaacaacaacttgaatcaatagcaaccagcaggccaaaaagaacaataacgaaacctgttcgtctcatagagacggttgcttgtgcaacctcaattgtagctgatgatgttcctactacttataaagacgctgtccaaagttcagaagaagataagtggaggattgccatgaatgatgaaatacagtcccttcatcagaatcatacatggagattggccaatctcccgaagggaaagaaagcaattgggtgcaaatgggtatttgcaaagaaggaaggatttcctaaccaagtagatgttcgctacaaagcaagattggtggccaaaggatatgctcaaaaggagggaattgattacaatgaagtgttttctccagttgtaaaacattcctccattagaattatgttggctttggtagcacaattggatttggaactagttcagatggatgtaaaaactgcgtttttacatggaaacttggaggaggaaatctacatgactcagccagaaggattcaaagttgctggaaaagaaaatatggtgtgcaaacttgaaaaatcgttgtacggattgaaacaatcttctagacaatggtacaagcgatttgacgagtttatgttgcggcaagggtacaagagaagcaaatacgatcattgtgtgtatttgcacaagcttaaagatggttcctttgtatatcttctcctatatgttgatgatatgttgatagcttccaagaatttggaagaaattgataagttgaagattcaactgaagaaggagttcgagatgaaggatttgggtgaggcaaagaaaattcttggcatggagataattagagatagacgttcaaagaaactctgtttatctcaaaaggaatatttgaagagagtacttcaacgttttggcatagatgacaagactaagccagttagtactccacttgcttcccattttaagctaagtactactatgtcgccaatggatgaagttgaacgaaagtatatgtcaaaggtaccatacgcaaatgctgttggtagcttgatgtatgcaatggtttgcacaaggcctgacatttcacaagctgttggagttattagcagatatatgcacaatccagggaaggagcattgacaagctgtgaagtggattctacggtatattcataatactgtagatgtcgggttagtttttgagcaggaagacaatcagtctgtagttggatattgtgactcagattttgcgggtgatctggacaaacgaagatcaactactggttatgtgtttacttttgcaaaggcaccagttagttggaagtctactttgcagtcaacagttgctttgtctacaacagaggcagagtacatggctattacagaggctgtgaaagaggcaatttggcttcaaggattgctaaaggagcttggtgttgaacaaaaaggtatcacaattttttgtgatagtcaaagtgctattcaattagcgaagaaccaagtttatcatgcaaggacgaagcacattgatgttcgatatcattttgtacgagaaatcatagaagaaggtggagtcacagtgaagaaaattcatactacggagaatcctgctgatatgctgacaaaggtggtgactgcgatcaagtttcaacattgtttggatttgatcaacattgttgaacactgaagattgaagatgaagacacaaccaaaatttgttattgagagaaaattgaagatgtggaattttgccaaggtggagatttgttgaatttgacaaaatgtttgtcccacatcggtgggaaaacaaaagttggggggattttccccctataaaagaaggcttaatgtttaggatttaaacacacctctcatttgccttctcatctgtttaaggcatttgtatcttctctctttagtattatttcacttgtatttttggagtgaaataaaatattggttgtgtccgaggagtaggcaaaattagtcgaacctcgtaaattctggtgttccttttattgttgctttattgtcttatttattatttggtggttgtcataatttttggtatagtagttgtgacttattcacactatatacatttggcttccgcaacagtgtgtacgcagatcttatccctaccctagggtagagagactgtttcgaAATAGACCCccaacatccttccctccaaaaacttaccaccttgctcttggggagactcgaactcacaacctcttggttggaagtggaggctGCTTACCATCGTGAAGGTAGATACGTcatttgaaaataaagaaaacgaTGCACGGGGATAATTTATTTTGCTACTCTGTGATTTTCCAGCCCTACCCATTGTAACATGTACATTCCTCTTTCACCATTTCTAGAAAAATTTCTCCATATGCCAATAGGCTGAtgttcccttttttatttttaagttcCAAAAATTTTTAAACGACAATTTTATTTAGAAGAATTTCTCTTTGCAAACATGAAAATATAAAGACAAATACTTTTGTTAGTTAAATGGTACGTATAAATTGGACTAATGTCAGTTGATACGTTGATAACTCGTGGTCAACTACCTTAAGGTGTCAATCTTAGCCAACAAAAGTGTGTACACACAACTTTTCCGAACGATTCGGCTGAGAATACATATATTGATAGGTCAGATTGGGCAAAAATCCCAATTCATCCATCTAGCGTTtggcttttatttttatttctctacACTTTCACACACTCTCTACGAAGAGAAAAAAGTTAGTTTGGTAATTAAACAAATTATaaaagataaacaaacaaatggAAAAGAATATTGGCAATGATAATTGCTTAACTCAATTAACCTAGGCAAACTTTAGAGATGTTCAGTCAGAATCATTCATTAACTCAACTTGTTCTGATCCATGTAAAGTTAGCCCAATTCGTTTGTTTATTTCATTTAAATTGGTCCAATTCAACCACTTAACGCCCTAGTGTTCATAAAACTGTTATCAAAAGACtattaagaaaataaacaagaaagaattacaaaaaatacacatgacttcacccataacaaaaaatggcccaTATTTTTAGGTTTTACCCGACCTTGCCcacattgtacatattttgaaaacagtagcaaattcaaaatttgtgttcttacaaccattgcttctaaaagctatgtaGTTAAATCtgtgttctcacaaccattgttttcgctctcttcttctcacattttctacatatgcttcaagaggccgtgtattttctgcttctcctcttgTATCACCTGCTTGCAATAAGAAAATTGAAGTATAGAAATCCGCAATTGAagaccattcaaagctttgctttcgaaaatgacttttttgaatttgttagttgtttgaATTTGGTGTTGTTTCAATTGattaaaaatatcaaaaggagttcaaaatttaaatttgaagtgatttggagtagatttgaacaagatttgagttaaatttcagaaaagacgcaaggaagaagacgaagtcagatttttgtataattatgtataatcttgtataatagtgtatatgagtgtagaaaCACACTTTATATACTATTATAAACTTTTATACACatttatacaagcgtctgtagacgaacttcttccacaattttcagttgcaattcttgttcaaaaccagtccaaatctccattaagtgacttcaaattttatatacaacctccttattctatttctaacaagtctaaataacattcactccaaatttctcacaaaatcaaattcggaatttaaactcacatatttaagcttgttaaaaatctaattttcaccattCAAAtaaatttggtttgttgaactaatatttgagtcacagttactaattccaaaattaatttaaaagcttgaggagtctcttttaaaattaaatagtaattttgaaaACCTATTGGGGTTGGATGATGAATCTTTACCTATTATTTTTGTGCTAGTTAATTGTAAATTAAAATACGGGCTATAAAATTATAAAGTGGAGAGCCCTGTTGttctaatgtgaaattttcccaATAAACAATAGGAGTAGCAACTATAGATATGGAACCCTTGCTTCTTTATCTCTGGTTCAAAGATATTGTACAATAGTTTACAAAGGACCCGGTATGGCCAGAAAAAATGACTGAACGAGAGGTAGTAAAGgttacaaagaaaaaagaaaaaatgaaaaagttgAAGGTCCTACCTAAATTTCTACACTAAGTATGACAATCCCAGTGAAAAGGGTGAGTACTCATTCACGCTTGTAAACTAGTTAAATTGCTTACAAACACTATCTACAATAACCAAACGGTGGGGAATGTTTGAATGCTTTGTTTTGACACACTAGAAATACAAGCATAAAGTAGTGAGCAGGCATGTTATTGTATCAATTCAGGGATAAGCTTGAGAAGAAAAGACAATTCCCTTTGTGAGAATTGAGGTCTATTTTGAACTTTTTCCTCCCCTTCCAGCAAAATCTCATCTTCAACCTCCTCTGGTTTCTTCACTAGGTTGCTCACAGCCTCTGTTATTTCTTGAACCAAATCCACTATCACCCCATCTATTCCCATCAGATGTTGCATATATACAGCTTCAGGCACGTTACTGAGACACGAAAAACAAAAAACGGTTAGCGTTCCTCGTTCATAGATCAAAAAGGGCAACCTGGTGCACTAAGTTCCCGCAATGTGCGGGATCcgaggaagggccggaccacaagggtctattgtacgcaatcttaccctgcatttctgcaagaggctgtttccacggcttgaacccgtgacctcctggtcacatggaagcaactttaccagttacgccaagggtCTCTCCTTCACGGATCATTGATTAGTAATAGAGAAACAACATGTGAATCAATATTGATTACTCACTTCAGTTTGCCATATGTCATAAGAGAGAGTTTAGACTCTTTGATCTTGTTAACTGCTCCTGGATTCCTAAATATACCTTTCACTTCTGAAACAATCCCTTCAAGACCACCCTCTAAACACAACTCAATGGCCTCCTCCAATGAGTTCCTTCTAACATCATAGTAAATTTCTGTTCCTCCATTTGTGAGGAAAAATACCTGCAAGATTGGAAtgcaaaaagtcaaaatcaattGAAAATAGTACTTGAAAAAAGggcagtccggtgcactaagcGCCGGCTATGCGCTGAGGTccagggaagggccggaccataaGGGTCAATCATACatagccttaccctgcatttctgcaagaggctacttccgcggctcgaacccgtgaccagGATGGCGGCAACTTTACCAGAACACCAAGGCTCCCCTTCTGTAAATAGTACTACTAATTGAAATCAAAGTTTTACATCAATACTAAAATGGAACATACAGGGTAAGTAGTCTGGAGTTTCTTGACAAGCAGAGCAGCATCAGGCTGGAAACTTGAGAAGATAATTGGTCTGCCTTTAGCATGCTCTGAGATAACATGTAAAATGGCTTGAAGAACGCGGACGAGGTAGTCTTGCTCATAAACAATGTGGTCATCAAATTTGAGTTCAATGTTGAAGCCTACAGAAGCGTTCACTTTCTCGAAAGCTTCTTTTAAGGTACACGCTGAATCATCGGTTTCAACTGTCCAGCTAACAATCTTTCCATCTTTTGTTTTCCTCAGTAAAGGTTTTCCAGTGACACTCTCTTCTCTTTGAGGTCCATAGCTAAGAAATTCAGCTAGCGTTAATTCGGTTACTCTTCTTTCATAGATTGTACCCTGCATAAATTACATAATTGCAACCATGAGAATCAAGCTCAACGTACATAAAAGGAAAAGGTAAAATCATCATATAGAATTTTGAAGAGCTTACATTTTCTTGAGTGAGGATGAAGTTGTCGTGAAAAATGATCGGGCAATCATCCTTTGTCACCTACAAAAAATGACATTTACTTCTTTACTTTCCCGTCAAAGCCCAAGGGGCTCTTTACTCCAAGTAATCAGCAACTTTTTTCATGATACTCTTTACACATCTATTAATTTGCAATCCCAAAAGATAGCAGAAAAAAGAGAGAGCCAAATCAGTATCATTATAGAATATCATTGTAAATTTACTTGTGGTGAATATGGGAAAAAACAGCGGGTTTAAACTagcatattaattttttttttacctaATTTTCATTTAGCCTACTGAATTTTTCTCAGAACCCTCGGGCAGGATCCAATCTTTAGGGTTTTGGAATTAAAGTAAATTGTCCAAAATCCCAGTTTCAACAGTTACTCAAAAGGGCTAATAAAAAGACGGACTTTTACCCCCCAAGAATATGGTACAATGGATGATACTGTTATTCTCTTAACTAAAGGTCTCGAATTCAAGACTGGGGTATGAAAAAATATTCGCTTTCTCCGAACGATTCTACGCGGCAGATATAGGCGGCAGATATAGTCGGACTCAATGCGGTACTTGACGCgggaaagcaaaaaaaaaagactggacttttttcgttttttttaaatttgtCGTAATTATTACGGAGAAAAGTTCATTGATTTTCGGGCTTTTCGGTTTGCTACAGTGgatagaaagaaaaaaacaaatattGCACGCGGCGCACGGAACAAAATATTCGCCGGAAAccacccccaccccccccccccccaaagaaACAAAGAGGAAAACATAGAAAACACAATGGGGGAAGGAGAGATAGTATATTCCTACCTGAACGTCAAACTCGATAAAATCGATGGGGTAATTAGCAGCTGAATTGAATGAAATAATAGAATTTTCCTTAACAGCCTTCATTTTCCGGTCAGAAGACTGCAACAAATTCATCCCGTTCCCTCTATGGCCAACGACTAAAAATTTCGACGGCTTAAACGATGTTCTTCCAATTTCAACCCCTGCATAAAATCAATATTCCGTCAAATTCTCTACAAATCCACACAATGTAAAACAACTGATtcaatcaaaataaaaataaacacaaaACAAACCTTGAGAGAAGCGGGTGGAATATATAGCTAAAGATGGTTTCTCAGGGACTTGATCTAGATTGGGAACATCAGAAACATGAACGGCTTTAAGAGCCAttgtattagaaaaaataatgagAGAAAACGGGGAAGAAATTTTGGAcaaagaaagaagaaggaaattgTACGAAAAGTTGGGAAAGATGTAATGTACAACAATGGTATTTATGGAGGTGGAATTGGAATAGGATCTCCATTGACACGAAAGAATATTCCCAATCCACAACGGAGTTATGCTTTTGGATATTCCTCTTTATCAATTCTCACGTAGATCAGACGCGTCCTCAACTGTTGAATTTCCTTCGTCTGTTCTCATGCttaatgttttttttaattattttccttgGTGATCAAGAGGATTACTCTAATGgcaagcaacctccacttccaaccacttccaaccaagagtttgtgagttcgagtctcccaagagtaaggtgagaagttcttggagggaaggatgccgacggtctatttggaaacagcctctctacctcagggtagggataaggtctgca contains:
- the LOC104231427 gene encoding glycerophosphodiester phosphodiesterase GDPD1, chloroplastic-like, which encodes MALKAVHVSDVPNLDQVPEKPSLAIYSTRFSQGVEIGRTSFKPSKFLVVGHRGNGMNLLQSSDRKMKAVKENSIISFNSAANYPIDFIEFDVQVTKDDCPIIFHDNFILTQENGTIYERRVTELTLAEFLSYGPQREESVTGKPLLRKTKDGKIVSWTVETDDSACTLKEAFEKVNASVGFNIELKFDDHIVYEQDYLVRVLQAILHVISEHAKGRPIIFSSFQPDAALLVKKLQTTYPVFFLTNGGTEIYYDVRRNSLEEAIELCLEGGLEGIVSEVKGIFRNPGAVNKIKESKLSLMTYGKLNNVPEAVYMQHLMGIDGVIVDLVQEITEAVSNLVKKPEEVEDEILLEGEEKVQNRPQFSQRELSFLLKLIPELIQ